Genomic DNA from Paenibacillus sp. KS-LC4:
GCTTCAGCCGTAGTTATGATGCTTCCCTGATGGTCAGCGTTCACCGAAAACTGGCGCAGCTGCCAATCAAGCCGATCATAACCGGCTTTCCCCCATTCTTTGGCTAGATGGACATCGTTGTCCAGAGGGGCACGCCATAGGAGCAGCTGTGGACCTGCGAGCAGCTGCTCATCACCGTCATACAGCCAATTGCTGATTGTGCCTGTCATTTGATCCATGTCTACCTGAAACCCGTTCCCGCTTATGCGGCATATAGGCTTACCGTCTTCTCGCTGCAAATTTTGATGCTTAGGAGGCTTTAGAGCAGGACTCTCACCAAAGGCCTCGCTTGCTCCAGCTATTGGGTGAACGATACTACAGAACACATCCTTCGCACAATAAGCGGCAACCTTCTCTTGCAGGTGCCAGCCCGTCTCCTCAAACCATATATCGGCCCAAGCTGTTTCATGACCTTCGTCGCACCACAACCTACTGTTGCGCTCTGTAAAACAGATATGCAGCGCATACTCACCTTTTTCCATTAATTGCTCCAAAGGGAGCGGAATGTCTAATATCTCTTCCTCGCCAGGCGCCGTCTGCAAGCGAGCAAGCTCGCCTTGGGCAACTGCGGCGCCGCTGCGGAGCAGCTGCCAATGACCTTTCAAATGTCCCAGCGATAAAAAGCTGTAACGATTCACAAATTGAACCCGGCCAAGCTGTGCGGGGTCCGGCTTTATTTTCACCGGCTGAATGATCTTCTTGTATTCCAGCAAGGACGCTTTAATGCTTCGATCCGGAAACAATAGTCCATCCATGCAAAAGGGTCCGCTGTGCGGGGCATCGCCAAAGTCGCCGCCATATGCGTAAAACGCAGCTTCACCGTCATTTTGCCGCAAAATGCCCATATCCGACCACTCCCAAATAAGGCCTCCCAGCAATCGGGGGTACTCGTAAACCGCATCCCAGTATTCCTGTAAATTGCCCGTGGAATTGCCCATGGCATGACCAAACTCGACCATGAGATAAGGGCGGTCATCCGGCTTGCGTCCTTCCTCTATGAGCATGTCGACCGAAGGGTACATGGAGCTCACAATGTCAACAACTGCGGCTTCATAAGCCCGCTCATAGTGAACCAGACGAGTCGGATCGGCGCTGCGGGTCCACTCCGCCATCGCATCATGATTTTCACCATAACCTGACTCATTTCCGAGCGACCATACGATGATAGATGGATGATTTTTATCCCGTCCAAGCATCCTTTGCGCACGATGCAAATAGGCTTCACGCCAATTTGGATGTTTGCTCAAATAAGATTCATCGCCCATAAAATGAAATCCGTGCGTCTCCAAATCCGCTTCATCTATAACGTATAAGCCGTATTGGTCGCATAAATCAAGCCAACGTGAATCGTTTGGATAATGGGACAGCCGAACTGTGTTGATATTATGCTGCTTCATCAGCCTTATGTCTTCCAGCATCGCTTCGAGCGTCGTTACATAACCCAATTGCGGGTGGAACTCATTGCGATTGACGCCTTGAATAACGATAGGCTGCCCATTAATTAGCAGCTTCCCCTTTTCAATCTGAATATCCCTGAAGCCAACTGAAAGCTGTTTCACCTCCGCTATCGCTCCGTCTTGGCCACGGAGCGTCAACAAAAGCTTATACAAATAAGGCGTTTCCGCTGTCCATAGCCGAGGCTTTGAAATAGGAAACTGGATCGGTAACGTTCGAAGCTCTTCAAGCGAATGTGACGCTTGAAGGTTAAACGATTGAATAGCGACGCTCTCTCCACCAGCATCTAGCAAGGATACGCTCAAATGGAAGTTTTCTCCCTGACTGTACTCCGGTTCATTTATGGTTTGGTTCACTTTTTTCACTGCGGTTTCTGCCGCGTTTTTCCAAATGCTGCGTTGAGCAAGCGTAAGCTGCAAGCTGAGGCTCGCCTCCTGATATCCGGAGCCGGGTATAAAGGGAGTTCGCACCCGTATGTCCTCAATTGTGACAGCCGCCTGTGCGGTTAAATAAACATCGCGAAATATTCCGCTCAGCCGCCATTTGTCCTGCGATTCCAAATAGCTGCCATCGCACCATTGGTAGACGCGAACCGCTAGCAAATTAGAGCCGGGACGTAGCAACTGGGAAATATCAAACTCTGCCATATGATGGCTTCCCTGACTGTATCCGACCTGTTCGCCATTGAGCCACACATGGAAGGAGGAATCGACTCCGCCAAATACGAGGCGAATTTGGCGATTTTCCCAATGCTCAGGTGCTACAAAGCTTGTACGGTAGCAGCCAGTAGCGTTGAGCAGTGGAATATGCGGAGGGTCAAGCGGGAATGGATATGGACAGCTGCTGTAATGTGGTTGTCCGTAACCGTGCATTTGCCAATTTGAGGGCACAGGAATCCAATCCCATAGCGTATCATCGCAAGTATCCAAATGGCTATCGACTGCACAGTGCATAGGCGAATCGAAGTAGCGGAAGCGCCAGTTGCCGCTAAGCAGCTTGTAATAGGGCGATTCGATCCGAGCATCACGCAGCGCTGCTGCCGTATTGTCAAATGGAATCATTTCGCTGCGCGGGGGCATTGTATTGCGCTCCAGCACGTTTAAGTTGCAATAATCTGGCAGATGCTCGCGTTCAATTGGCATAAGCCGCCCTCCCTTGCTTCATGCGGGTGAAAAAATCCCGCTCGCCGATTTGCCCACCCTTCAGCACTAGCTCCAGCCCATCCAGCGCGGACTCCTCTGAGAAGGCTCGGCATAGCGGCGCCCCTGGCGTCAGCGCAGCCACGCATTCCAGCGCATAAATGCCTAAGCTGCGCGTCACATATCCAGACGTATCCCCACCAGCGATGACGATGCGTGTCAGCTGTTCATCAAGGATCAGCTCACGCGCCAGCGCTCCAAGCAAAGCGCCCAACAGGCGGCTGCTTTGCTCAGGTCCATAGCCCTGCTCAGCAAGCTTGTCACGGAAACGCGAAATGCTTGGATCGTCTACACCTTCCGCTGAATAAAGCAGCAGACTGCGCCCTTCGGCAAGCTTTTCCCGAGCCTCATTCAGCAGCTGCTGCCGGGCAGCCGCTCCTTTCCTTCCGTCCAGCAGCTCCTCTGCCGGCACCCGAATGCCCGCAAAACCCGCTGCCTGCGCAGCCTTAATTTGCTGCTCCGTAACCGGCGAGCAGCTACCCGACACAACGAGCAGACGTTCAACCTCTGCTGCTTGAGCAGTACTAAGCTCTGGCTGCGGCGGCAGCAAGCCAAGCTGCCGCCAACAGGCTCCAAGCGCATACTCCACGCCAGAGGAGCCAATGGCAAATAAGCCGTCGCGCTGCTGGGCCTCCGCCCAAATCAGCTTTCCAGCCGCCGCCAGTCTTGCTTCGTCAAGCACATCAAACAGCACGAGATCAGGCCGCTCCCGCTCTACAAGCTCAGCCAGCCTTTCGCCCACTTCAGACTCGGCTCCTTCCAGCGCCAAAATATCCATCAGCGCCATCTTTAATTCCGTTTGCTCCGACAAATGCTTGCGCAAATCCGCTTCTGCCATTGGTGTGATCGGATGGCGCGACATCGTTGGATGGCGATCAAGCCGGTACGTCTCCTCGCCCGCCGCCGCAAAATGGTTGCCGAACAATGTATAACGCCCTAAATAAGGAACCCCTGCCAGCACTGGAACATAACCAGCACCAAACACGGAACGGCCTATTTCCGCTGCCTTGCCGATGCTGCCAACTTCAGCGGAGGAATCGAATGTAGAGCATATTTTGTAATGCGTAACAGCTGCCCCTATTTTCCGCAGCTGCTCCAGTACCGGACGCAGCTCGCGCTCCGCCTCATCTGGGGTTAGCGAACGACCAATGCCCGCTACTCCTATGGCTTCTATATCTGCAAACTTGCTGGCAAGCAGCTGCTCGCTAGGAGTCTCTAGAAATAACGCAGCCCGAAGTCCAGCTCGGAACAACGCCTCCAGCACATCGGTTGAGCCTGTGAAATCGTCGCCATAGTAGCTGAGCAGGCGCTGCGCTTCCGGGAGCCGATAACCGTGGCTAACCGAGTATGCTTCCTCTTGCTGCTGCCCGATCTCCCCCATAGTATCTGCGCTATATGGCAGCTTTCCACCGGTGTCGCTTGTTGCACCATCGTCTGGCTTTAGCGTGAATTCCCCTCTGTCCATCACCGCTCAGCCCTTCCCGTATTTTGCTATAGCCTGCTGCAGCTCTGGATGCCGCTTTGCATACTCAGCGAGCGGAACGCCTTGAACGGCTGCCTCCCAGCCCTGCTTCATGCTTGCAAAGCCAGCCGCTGCCCCGCCCGGATGAGCCAAAATGCCGCCGCCTGCCAAATGCATCACATCTACCGTGCTTGTGGCTTCATAAGTAGCCGGAGCCGTTCCCGCCCATTGTGCCGAGGATACGACAGGCATTGTCCCAAAGCCATTGTACATAGGCTTCAAGCATGCACGAATAGAGCTTACGACCGAGCTGTTGCTTTCATAAAATTTGCTGTCTAAACCGTTCACATGCAGATGGTCGGCTCCTGCCAGACGGCAGAGCTTCTGATAGGCTGGAAAAGCGAAGCCCAGCAGCGGACAGCGCGTCATCATGCCCCACTGATTGCGGTGGCCGTGAATCGGAACCTCGCTATATTTGCTCAAATGGGCAAGTCCCGTCAGTCCGACGCTCATTATGCTGACCATGACACAGTTGCCGCCTGCCTTAACGACGAGCTCATGCCCACGCTCCATTTCATCAATGTCCCCCGTAATATTGAAGGCGTACATGATTTTTTTACCCGTGGCATCAGCCGCTCGGTTGACGGCATCCATGACCGCACTCACCCGCTGTGCCAGAGGGGCGTAGGTCCCATTTGCATTCAGTTCATCATCCTTTATAAAATCAAGACCGGCTGCCGATACGTCCATAATCATCTGCTGCAAATCAGCCATCGGAAGCCCGATGCTCGGCTTGACAATCGTCCCCATAATCGGTCGATCATACACGCCGGTTAGCTCCCGTGTACCCGCGATACCAAACCTCGGGCCGGGGTACCGTGCTGCGAACGCTTCGGGCAGCTCCAAATCAACTAGCCGCAGCCCGGACAATTCTTGCAGCTCGAACAAATTGCCCGCAATAGCAGACATTAAATTCGGAATAGACGGGCCAAAATTGTGCATCGGAAAGGATACTGTTACCTCGCCGCGTCTATAAAAGCCATCATGCCCGGGCGGCGTTTTGGAGCCAGGCAGCGACGGTGAGGACACAGACGGAAGCTCGACAATTTGTTCAATTCGCGCCCCGTGCCGCTCTTTCAGCTGGTCCGTCTCTCCTGGCACTGCTGTAAAGGTGCCCGTCGACTGCTCGCCAGCAATGACCTCGGCAGCACGCTCCAGCGTATAGGGTGTTTCTATCAAATAGACGGCCGTTACTCTTTCTTGCTCCATGCTATTTCCCTCCCGCAAAATCTGCCTCTAACCTTGCTGTAGCTGCTCTTGCTAAAATCATTGCCGCTACAGCAAGCCTCGCTCTGCCAGCAGCTCCTTAATTTGCTCGACCGCAAGCCGCGGACTCGATAATACCGGCTTGCCTGTCGCCTCTCGTACGGCCCCCTCCATTCGCGCCATTGATCCTTGGGCCAATACGATAACATCCGCTTTATCGCTGACCGCAAGCGCCGTTTCCAGCAAAATGCGGTCATGCTTTGCCGGATTCCCTCCGACCAGAGCGTCGAAGGCTCCGGCTGCGAGCCCGTTCAAGACGGTGACCTCTTTGCCAATGGCTTCCGCCTGCTTCGCCAAAAAACGCATCGTCGGCTCAAGCGTTGAAGGCAGTGTGGCCAGCACTGCAATCGCGTCGTATTCGGCTACCGCCTTGGCGGTCATTGCCTCGTCAATTTTAACGAGCGGCACACTCAATTGTCCCTTCGCAGTATCAGCCACTTCGCCGACGGAGGAGCAAGTATTCAGAATAAGATCTGCTCCCAGCTCCTCCCCATGCTGAAAATATTGCGTTAGCCGCTTGCTCACTCCAGCCGGTATATGCCCTGCCTTGACGACATCGCCAATCAGGCTGTCATCTATAATGTTGACAAGCCGCACACCTGGCAGCACTTCCTGAAACACAGCCTTTAGCGGATCAGCAAGCCCTTGTCCGGTATAAACCGCAACTACCGTTGTCATATCCCCAGCCTCCATTTGGATTGATTATTGAACCTGTTCTCTAAGCCGCGATTCAGAACTACCAGACCAATTCATTCTCTATCCGCCTTATGCTGCCTTCACGCATAGGCGCTTTCTCATATACCTGTCTGCCGCTGTAGAACGGATGATGCTCTCCTTCTGGCGAAATGCCAATGACATCATCGCCCTGCCACTGGGTTATGAACGTTTGCCCGATTGCGGTTTCAACCGTCTGGCGGCGCGACAGCGGGAACGTTATTGTAATTGTTTCCCCAGCGAATGCTGCGCCAAGCAGCAGGAAGCATTCATTTACCCAGCGGCTCGGCTCGCTGCCCTTGCCCTGCTCCGTGCTGCCGTTCAACTCGCGGGTAAAGGCTACTTTCGCGAAGCCCGCCCATTCGGGAATACGCACCTGAAGGCGCGGAATATCGCGGTGGATATGCAGCACCAGCTTGCCTTCATGCGGCAAATAGCTGTCAACGTCGAGCCAAGCCGAGCTGCGGTTGAGCAGGAAATTAACGCTGACCGTGCCTTTTTTCTCGGTAACCGTGTTGCTCCAGCCCATGAACAGCCCGCGCGTCCCTGAGCCAAGGCAGCAAATTTGCAAATCATTCGTATGTCCCCGCCCGTGGTTGACATTACAGCAAAAATCATTCGGTGCCGAGTACCCGGCAAAAGCGCCCCGCGTACGCTTGGCAATATTTTCATGCGTAATGAGTCCAGGAATGTTGCCGGATCGGTCCTCCGTTTCCTTCACCCAGTCCATATCGAGCAATTGCGACTCGGCAAGATGGTTGCGAATATAACGCTCGGTCACTCCCCAGTAACGGGTATAGCCGCTTTGCGCGAGCGTAATGCCCGTAGAGATGAGATCGACGAGCGAGCAGGTTTCATGCTCATAGGCCTGCTCCTTCATGTCGCCGGGGGTCCAGCCAAAGGCGGTACACTGGGTTACGGCCCAAGCGTAGCTTTTTTCCACAAAGCTGAGCAGCGCTGCATCCCCCGTGAATACGCCAAACCGCGCCAATGCGTCGAGTGTTCCAAGTCTTGTATGAAAATGTCCGCTGCGGTAAGCGAGCGCATCGTTAAAGCTGCCATCGGCGTTGAACACGCCGCTTCGCTGTACGATGAGGGCCGTGAAAAACTGGCACAGCTCGAACGCATCCGCATTGCCAGTCAGCTCATGGTATTTCAGCAGCGGCATTACGAGCCGTCCGCAGAAGGCAGCAGGATCTGGCGCAAGCCGCAGCAATATGGCATTGGAAGAAGGCCAGCCGCCCTCCTTATATTCCGACGCCGGATAATACCACACATCGCGCTCTTTAATTGCAATCCTTTTAAGTGCTGCAACATGATTATCCGCCGCCTCCTTCACCAAAGGATCACCCGTCTCCATATACCAGCTCGTCAGCGATAAAATGACCGCGCGCTGGTCAATCAAATTCGCATTCGGCTCCCAGTTGTGATGCGGGTTTGTCTGGCGGTAGCTCAGGCCATCTTCCTTGAAAAAAGAGAGCAGATTCGCCCGGTATTTCTCCTCCGTCTCCTTGCCAAACGTTTCCCCCGACATATGACGGGCCAAAATCATCCCGTCCACCATCCGGCCATGAGACGAGCCATAATCCCAGTCCCCATGTGTCAAATTGGCTGGCTCCTTCATTAGGTTTGCAGCAAAAAAAGGGATATCGTTATAATCGCGGTCTGCCATTCCCACAATTGCATTCATCGCATGTCCTGCTCTGTCCGCAAGCGTCAGCGTAGCTGGTATTTGTCTCGTTTGCATCGCAAGTCTCTCCCTAATCGTTTATTGCGGCGTTTTACCTGCTGCGCCGCGGTATTCGCCAATCGTTTGCCCGGTTTTCTTTTTGAAAATTTGGCTGAAATAACGGTAATCCTCATAGCCAACAAGCTCGGCTATTTCATAGTTTTTATACTGCGGATAACGCATCAGCTCGGTCGCCTTGGCAATCCGATAGTCGATTAAGTAATCGACAAAGCTACTGCCCGTCGTTTTCTTAAACAAACGACCCACATAATCGGCATTCAAAAAGCGGCTTTCTGCAATTTGCGGCAAGCTAAGCGGCTGGTCATAATGCAGCTCTATCAGCTTTTGGATTTCACGGATCAGCTGCTCGCCATGCCGTCCTTGGCTGTTGCCGCGCGGGGCAGCAAGAGCAGGCAATATTTGCTCCTCGAACAGCAGCTTAACCGAAACATGATCCTTGCGCAGCCGGATAAGCTCCATATAAGCGAGTGCGCTTTTCCCGCTCAATTGCTCCAGACTAGTGTGCGCCGCTTGAAGCTGACGCTCCAGCGCATGCACCAGCATGGTGGCGCTCCGGCGCAAGCCATCCACCGTCTGCGAGGGCGCTGCAAGCGCATTGAAAAAGCGATTGAATTCCGCGCGCAGCTGCTCTACATTGCCAAGCTGCAGCTGCACGAGAAGCGCTTGTTCCAGCTCAGTCGGGTAAAAATCTGCATTTCCAGCACTGGTCGGCAAATGGGGCGGCTGCTTAACCAACATTTCCTCCGGCTCCAGCGCGCACTCCACAAATTCCATAATCGCCATATCGCCCA
This window encodes:
- a CDS encoding four-carbon acid sugar kinase family protein, with product MDRGEFTLKPDDGATSDTGGKLPYSADTMGEIGQQQEEAYSVSHGYRLPEAQRLLSYYGDDFTGSTDVLEALFRAGLRAALFLETPSEQLLASKFADIEAIGVAGIGRSLTPDEAERELRPVLEQLRKIGAAVTHYKICSTFDSSAEVGSIGKAAEIGRSVFGAGYVPVLAGVPYLGRYTLFGNHFAAAGEETYRLDRHPTMSRHPITPMAEADLRKHLSEQTELKMALMDILALEGAESEVGERLAELVERERPDLVLFDVLDEARLAAAGKLIWAEAQQRDGLFAIGSSGVEYALGACWRQLGLLPPQPELSTAQAAEVERLLVVSGSCSPVTEQQIKAAQAAGFAGIRVPAEELLDGRKGAAARQQLLNEAREKLAEGRSLLLYSAEGVDDPSISRFRDKLAEQGYGPEQSSRLLGALLGALARELILDEQLTRIVIAGGDTSGYVTRSLGIYALECVAALTPGAPLCRAFSEESALDGLELVLKGGQIGERDFFTRMKQGRAAYAN
- a CDS encoding ribulose-bisphosphate carboxylase large subunit family protein — encoded protein: MEQERVTAVYLIETPYTLERAAEVIAGEQSTGTFTAVPGETDQLKERHGARIEQIVELPSVSSPSLPGSKTPPGHDGFYRRGEVTVSFPMHNFGPSIPNLMSAIAGNLFELQELSGLRLVDLELPEAFAARYPGPRFGIAGTRELTGVYDRPIMGTIVKPSIGLPMADLQQMIMDVSAAGLDFIKDDELNANGTYAPLAQRVSAVMDAVNRAADATGKKIMYAFNITGDIDEMERGHELVVKAGGNCVMVSIMSVGLTGLAHLSKYSEVPIHGHRNQWGMMTRCPLLGFAFPAYQKLCRLAGADHLHVNGLDSKFYESNSSVVSSIRACLKPMYNGFGTMPVVSSAQWAGTAPATYEATSTVDVMHLAGGGILAHPGGAAAGFASMKQGWEAAVQGVPLAEYAKRHPELQQAIAKYGKG
- a CDS encoding glycoside hydrolase family 2 TIM barrel-domain containing protein, with product MPIEREHLPDYCNLNVLERNTMPPRSEMIPFDNTAAALRDARIESPYYKLLSGNWRFRYFDSPMHCAVDSHLDTCDDTLWDWIPVPSNWQMHGYGQPHYSSCPYPFPLDPPHIPLLNATGCYRTSFVAPEHWENRQIRLVFGGVDSSFHVWLNGEQVGYSQGSHHMAEFDISQLLRPGSNLLAVRVYQWCDGSYLESQDKWRLSGIFRDVYLTAQAAVTIEDIRVRTPFIPGSGYQEASLSLQLTLAQRSIWKNAAETAVKKVNQTINEPEYSQGENFHLSVSLLDAGGESVAIQSFNLQASHSLEELRTLPIQFPISKPRLWTAETPYLYKLLLTLRGQDGAIAEVKQLSVGFRDIQIEKGKLLINGQPIVIQGVNRNEFHPQLGYVTTLEAMLEDIRLMKQHNINTVRLSHYPNDSRWLDLCDQYGLYVIDEADLETHGFHFMGDESYLSKHPNWREAYLHRAQRMLGRDKNHPSIIVWSLGNESGYGENHDAMAEWTRSADPTRLVHYERAYEAAVVDIVSSMYPSVDMLIEEGRKPDDRPYLMVEFGHAMGNSTGNLQEYWDAVYEYPRLLGGLIWEWSDMGILRQNDGEAAFYAYGGDFGDAPHSGPFCMDGLLFPDRSIKASLLEYKKIIQPVKIKPDPAQLGRVQFVNRYSFLSLGHLKGHWQLLRSGAAVAQGELARLQTAPGEEEILDIPLPLEQLMEKGEYALHICFTERNSRLWCDEGHETAWADIWFEETGWHLQEKVAAYCAKDVFCSIVHPIAGASEAFGESPALKPPKHQNLQREDGKPICRISGNGFQVDMDQMTGTISNWLYDGDEQLLAGPQLLLWRAPLDNDVHLAKEWGKAGYDRLDWQLRQFSVNADHQGSIITTAEAVMGAKGERAAFRCKMIHQINADASIGVETTIEPLGSDLPPLPRFGLELRLRDSYDQFSWYGRGPHECYADRKESGKLGIYGGTVAEQFVPYVKPQENGNKVDVRWAKLENGEGAGIGITGSERFNISVHHYSTEDMSRTSHVHKLTRLPETIVKIDALQSGIGNHSCGYAPTLDAYLVKPQPMKLAIMLFPLTST
- a CDS encoding aspartate/glutamate racemase family protein; this encodes MTTVVAVYTGQGLADPLKAVFQEVLPGVRLVNIIDDSLIGDVVKAGHIPAGVSKRLTQYFQHGEELGADLILNTCSSVGEVADTAKGQLSVPLVKIDEAMTAKAVAEYDAIAVLATLPSTLEPTMRFLAKQAEAIGKEVTVLNGLAAGAFDALVGGNPAKHDRILLETALAVSDKADVIVLAQGSMARMEGAVREATGKPVLSSPRLAVEQIKELLAERGLL